From one Simplicispira suum genomic stretch:
- a CDS encoding GNAT family N-acetyltransferase, with protein MAEKAIITRVHTSPLALDAAEWNALLAQQGHVTPFMRHEYLAALHTSDSAVPATGWHARYLTLEQEGRLVAACPLYLKEHSYGEYIFDWAWARAYQEHGLHYYPKALIAVPFTPVPGTRLLARDEFARTALLRAAVAWCKEQSLSSLHLLFGSDEDMAASRNVGLMQRTTVQFHWNNRAPDGGKFRDFEHFLGALTQDKRKKIRQEQRRVRDAGVRFRWARSTDIAVADWEFFYRCYERTYLEHGNPPYLSRTFFERMAQDMPDAWLLFIAERGGQAIATSLIAINADPSSAGGQNVLNFPSPTAYGRYWGALERVDSLHFDACYYQPLAWCIAHGLGAFEGGAQGEHKMARALMPVATHSAHWLAHPAFADAVERFLEREDAGMAAYVEELRAHTPFRTATRPAPNP; from the coding sequence GTCCGCTGGCGCTGGACGCCGCCGAATGGAACGCGTTGCTGGCACAGCAAGGGCACGTCACTCCATTTATGCGCCATGAATATCTGGCTGCGCTGCACACGAGTGACAGCGCCGTGCCTGCGACTGGTTGGCACGCACGCTACCTGACGCTTGAGCAGGAAGGCCGATTGGTTGCCGCCTGCCCGCTGTACCTGAAAGAGCACTCCTACGGCGAGTACATATTCGACTGGGCCTGGGCACGCGCCTACCAGGAACACGGCCTGCACTACTACCCCAAGGCCCTGATCGCCGTGCCCTTCACCCCGGTGCCAGGCACCCGCCTGCTGGCGCGCGATGAATTTGCGCGCACGGCCCTCCTTCGTGCGGCAGTGGCTTGGTGTAAGGAGCAGTCTTTGTCTTCCCTGCACCTGCTTTTTGGCAGCGATGAGGACATGGCGGCAAGCAGAAATGTTGGGCTGATGCAGCGCACCACGGTGCAATTCCACTGGAACAACCGTGCGCCAGACGGTGGAAAATTCCGTGATTTCGAGCATTTTCTCGGCGCCCTTACCCAGGACAAGCGCAAGAAAATCCGCCAGGAACAGCGCCGCGTGCGGGATGCAGGCGTGCGCTTTCGCTGGGCGCGCAGCACAGACATTGCAGTTGCCGACTGGGAGTTCTTCTACCGCTGCTACGAACGCACCTATCTGGAGCACGGCAACCCGCCCTACCTCAGCCGTACCTTCTTTGAGCGCATGGCGCAAGACATGCCGGACGCCTGGCTGCTGTTCATTGCCGAGCGGGGGGGACAGGCAATAGCTACCAGTTTGATAGCGATCAACGCAGACCCATCAAGCGCTGGAGGCCAAAATGTATTGAATTTCCCGTCGCCAACAGCCTACGGACGCTACTGGGGAGCGCTGGAGCGCGTCGACAGCCTGCACTTCGACGCCTGCTACTACCAGCCGCTCGCCTGGTGCATTGCGCATGGATTGGGCGCCTTCGAGGGCGGCGCACAAGGTGAGCACAAAATGGCCCGCGCGCTGATGCCTGTGGCCACGCACAGCGCCCATTGGCTGGCGCACCCGGCCTTTGCCGACGCGGTGGAACGCTTCCTGGAGCGCGAAGATGCCGGCATGGCGGCGTATGTGGAAGAACTGCGGGCGCACACACCCTTTCGCACTGCAACGCGCCCGGCACCAAACCCCTGA